TGGTGGACTGCACCCCTAAAAGTGGACAATTAGTTAAGCTTCATACAGAACACTTAAAGGGGTGCAAAAATGAAGCTGAGGAGAAAATTTACAAAGGAATTCAAACTATCCGTTGTGCGCGAATTGGAAGCCACATCGCTGGCTGAAGTGTGCAGGGCGCACAGTGTCAGCCCGTCTGTCTTAA
The genomic region above belongs to Nanoarchaeota archaeon and contains:
- a CDS encoding transposase, encoding MKLRRKFTKEFKLSVVRELEATSLAEVCRAHSVSPSVL